A genomic window from Sporosarcina sp. Marseille-Q4063 includes:
- a CDS encoding DUF3888 domain-containing protein, whose amino-acid sequence MKKVLPLVTIIVSIAFLTLFSYSHVLAKTTTENEIQLRDEVILDLLFLSTYKALEEHFGEPKQYYCEQILQIEKKVEPAHFNVTVQLTTFEGAHDFPFDLVTITFSNKNSIEWRAIDIESRTLKPNEITNPFSCTRKEPS is encoded by the coding sequence ATGAAGAAAGTATTGCCTTTAGTAACAATTATTGTTTCAATTGCCTTCTTGACTCTTTTTTCTTATTCGCACGTTCTAGCCAAAACCACAACTGAAAATGAAATACAGCTTCGTGATGAGGTGATCCTCGATTTGCTTTTTCTATCCACCTACAAAGCACTCGAAGAACATTTCGGCGAACCAAAACAGTATTATTGCGAACAAATTCTCCAAATCGAAAAGAAGGTAGAACCCGCCCACTTTAATGTCACCGTGCAGCTAACAACATTTGAAGGTGCTCACGATTTCCCATTTGATTTAGTTACTATCACTTTCAGTAATAAAAATAGTATTGAGTGGCGGGCTATTGATATCGAAAGCAGAACGTTAAAACCGAACGAAATAACTAACCCCTTTAGTTGTACAAGAAAAGAGCCGTCTTAG
- a CDS encoding bifunctional 2-polyprenyl-6-hydroxyphenol methylase/3-demethylubiquinol 3-O-methyltransferase UbiG: MDNQGGPILDVACGAGRFTIPLAEHGFDITGLDIVKVKKHISPEETEKQCRCLIKYSFYERGVSFLEGNASFYFAKDQFEGLTFLNFLSLPLFKI, translated from the coding sequence ATTGATAATCAAGGTGGCCCCATTTTAGATGTTGCCTGTGGGGCGGGTAGATTCACGATTCCTTTAGCGGAGCACGGTTTTGATATTACAGGTCTGGATATCGTAAAAGTAAAGAAACACATTTCGCCAGAAGAAACCGAAAAACAATGTCGGTGTTTGATTAAATATAGTTTTTACGAAAGGGGTGTTTCTTTTTTAGAAGGGAACGCTTCTTTTTATTTTGCGAAAGATCAATTTGAGGGTCTAACATTCCTTAACTTTTTATCTCTGCCGTTATTTAAGATATAG
- a CDS encoding nucleoside deaminase, whose translation MSIDKDRLFLEMALEEAELALEENTYPVGAVIVDENYNLISRGRNRVHPSNDATAHAEIDAIRNAGQAIFKAKIKREKFTIYTSLEPCPMCTGGILFSNIKRVVWLLNDDLGFGGYRKIKDAKVFDERFNVVEMIEQPYEDLKNRQKELMSKWEINANNVINLRNAIK comes from the coding sequence ATGAGTATTGATAAAGATAGACTTTTTTTAGAAATGGCATTGGAAGAGGCAGAGTTAGCATTAGAGGAAAATACATACCCAGTAGGTGCAGTAATTGTTGATGAAAACTATAACTTAATCTCAAGAGGAAGAAATAGGGTGCATCCATCAAATGATGCAACTGCCCACGCTGAGATCGATGCCATAAGAAATGCGGGTCAAGCAATTTTTAAAGCAAAAATTAAAAGAGAAAAATTCACGATATACACTTCATTAGAGCCTTGTCCTATGTGTACGGGTGGGATTTTATTTTCAAATATCAAAAGAGTAGTTTGGCTACTAAATGATGACTTAGGATTTGGTGGTTATAGAAAAATAAAAGATGCTAAGGTCTTCGATGAAAGATTTAATGTAGTAGAAATGATTGAACAACCATATGAAGACTTAAAGAATAGGCAAAAAGAACTTATGAGTAAATGGGAAATTAATGCGAATAATGTTATAAACTTACGAAATGCAATAAAATAA
- a CDS encoding GIY-YIG nuclease family protein, with the protein MGNCVRDINELKQQVKQLIVENNHKEVTLQTKYKSSGIYMIYIDNFTDDKVVPIYIGQSIDIQRRYKQHYSEILALNRLTYDEYERYFFSKGSSFYEGSLKSCKIFKYMIENKCTLKDFHMVILDEIEIDKLEEKEQEYFRRLLSSFFGFNQFNSFLKSLPFRFSNIQMNEKEINDYLDLFKEDIQGIHDYYNYGFTKFNFEHSMPTPRDIDYLLKGKGQWRKETLFKFEKVKSDLYDQNKKYKPDYDEMRPFLDKKDKLYGDYVVARFEFNRALDAFKSDINKEFRKQKLYSEKAKDNFINSVIHEDNSKHKEQFQDYIKSRKCEIDLYRTFQNHIDKVQNNYEIKNNKNKPYQEIANKILDWEVQNRSERYKMIFPACQFEPFALGDNIKDLPMKISMDDDLFNTCHINIYISNNALSRSYIRKDPDILRIDYCYINDEGKKYEKQYYIENETTKNCSYGIGYYEQDFYSMFAFRPEKFKITSLIDDEQDNSFISILAEYKHGINDYTIKDKELVQLTAVFNEIHHLINDETRFEVEVSESYPCLGKCLNEDLHNNPFVKRLLSRKLPKISKGRKSKSTSKKVVVQNNKSLKTRAEKYQEKIKVRSNNKITTFNYISSKEKVLAKCNNCSYEWEKRSDHLLARPFCPLCEKSQ; encoded by the coding sequence ATGGGTAATTGTGTAAGGGATATAAATGAGTTGAAACAACAAGTAAAACAATTAATAGTGGAAAATAATCATAAAGAAGTTACGCTACAAACTAAATACAAATCCTCTGGTATATACATGATTTATATAGATAATTTTACTGATGATAAAGTTGTTCCCATATATATTGGGCAGTCAATAGACATACAAAGAAGATATAAACAACATTATTCAGAAATACTTGCGTTGAATAGACTTACGTATGATGAGTACGAACGTTATTTCTTTTCAAAAGGTTCCTCTTTTTATGAGGGGAGCCTTAAATCCTGTAAGATATTCAAATATATGATAGAGAATAAATGTACTTTAAAAGACTTTCATATGGTTATTTTAGATGAGATAGAAATTGATAAACTAGAAGAAAAGGAACAGGAATATTTCAGGAGATTGCTATCCTCATTTTTCGGTTTTAATCAATTTAATTCCTTTTTAAAGAGCCTCCCATTTCGTTTTTCAAACATACAAATGAATGAAAAGGAAATCAATGATTATTTGGATTTATTTAAGGAAGACATTCAAGGGATTCATGATTATTATAATTATGGGTTTACTAAATTTAATTTCGAACATTCAATGCCTACACCTAGAGATATTGATTATTTATTGAAAGGAAAAGGACAATGGAGAAAAGAAACTCTATTCAAATTTGAGAAAGTGAAATCAGATCTTTATGACCAGAATAAAAAATACAAACCCGATTATGATGAAATGAGGCCATTTCTTGATAAGAAAGATAAATTATATGGGGATTATGTAGTCGCAAGATTTGAATTTAATAGAGCATTAGACGCTTTTAAAAGCGACATAAATAAGGAGTTTAGGAAACAGAAACTATATAGTGAGAAAGCAAAGGATAATTTTATTAATAGTGTAATTCATGAAGATAACTCGAAGCATAAAGAGCAATTCCAAGATTACATAAAATCTAGGAAGTGCGAAATAGACTTATATAGAACTTTTCAAAACCATATAGATAAAGTACAAAATAATTATGAAATTAAAAATAACAAAAATAAACCTTATCAAGAGATTGCTAATAAAATCCTGGATTGGGAAGTTCAAAATAGAAGTGAAAGATACAAAATGATTTTTCCAGCATGCCAATTCGAGCCTTTTGCTTTAGGTGATAATATTAAAGATCTTCCAATGAAAATAAGCATGGATGATGACTTATTTAACACTTGTCATATCAATATTTACATATCAAATAATGCACTAAGTAGAAGTTATATTAGAAAAGACCCTGATATTCTCAGGATAGATTATTGTTACATAAATGATGAAGGAAAAAAATACGAAAAACAGTATTATATTGAAAATGAGACAACAAAAAATTGTTCATATGGAATTGGATATTATGAACAAGACTTTTACAGTATGTTTGCTTTCAGACCAGAAAAATTTAAAATTACTAGCTTAATAGATGATGAACAAGATAACTCTTTTATTTCAATACTAGCTGAATATAAGCATGGAATTAATGATTACACAATTAAAGATAAAGAATTAGTTCAATTAACTGCTGTATTCAACGAAATCCACCATTTAATTAATGATGAAACAAGATTTGAAGTTGAAGTTTCAGAATCATATCCTTGCCTAGGGAAGTGTCTGAATGAGGATCTACACAACAACCCGTTTGTCAAAAGGTTATTATCAAGAAAACTACCTAAAATTAGTAAGGGGCGGAAATCAAAATCTACTTCTAAGAAAGTGGTAGTACAAAACAATAAATCACTTAAAACTAGAGCAGAAAAATACCAAGAGAAAATAAAAGTGAGATCGAATAATAAAATTACTACATTCAATTATATCTCAAGCAAAGAAAAAGTATTGGCTAAATGCAACAATTGTTCATATGAGTGGGAAAAACGTAGTGATCACTTATTGGCAAGGCCGTTCTGTCCATTATGCGAGAAATCTCAATAA
- a CDS encoding NUDIX hydrolase: MTTPKHFVSAATIVLNDKNEILLIKGPLRGWEMPGGIVEEGESLKAAAIRETKEESGIDIEVVKFCGIFQNVERAICNTLFLAKAIGGETTTSSESLEVGFFPIKEALEMVTIKNFRQRIEYCLNENTHPFYVEF; the protein is encoded by the coding sequence GTGACAACACCGAAGCACTTTGTTTCAGCGGCGACAATTGTGCTGAACGATAAAAATGAAATTTTATTAATAAAAGGACCACTAAGGGGATGGGAGATGCCAGGTGGAATAGTAGAAGAGGGAGAATCACTGAAGGCAGCGGCAATAAGAGAAACAAAAGAAGAATCAGGTATAGATATAGAGGTTGTCAAATTTTGTGGGATCTTTCAAAATGTAGAGCGAGCTATTTGTAATACCTTGTTTTTAGCTAAAGCAATCGGAGGAGAAACTACTACGAGTTCTGAAAGTTTAGAAGTAGGTTTTTTCCCAATAAAGGAAGCATTAGAAATGGTAACTATCAAGAATTTTAGACAGAGAATTGAATATTGTTTAAACGAAAATACCCATCCCTTTTATGTTGAATTTTAA
- a CDS encoding DMT family transporter, whose product MKNTNNRYVGIIFVILGASFWGIGGTAAGYLFEMANINVNWYVSTRLIISGLLLLGVQVMLTGRKKVFTIWKDSKKRIPLIIFSLFGMLLVQYSYMASIEAGNAAVATLLQYLAPVYIILWLIFRGLQRLQVLDIIAIFLTVLGTLLLLTNGSFNGLSVSGIAIVWGIISGISLTFYTLYARNLLGFYSSVTVVGWAMLIAGVCMNIVHPVWRVETHDWSLSTFIVLGFTIIFGTTLAFWMFIKSLEYLEAKETTLLGTVEPLTAVVSSVIWLNLPFGTWQVVGMILILVLVVCLSLTKKEL is encoded by the coding sequence ATGAAAAATACAAACAATCGTTACGTAGGGATTATTTTTGTCATTTTAGGTGCAAGTTTTTGGGGAATTGGCGGAACAGCAGCTGGTTATTTGTTTGAAATGGCGAATATCAATGTGAATTGGTATGTATCAACAAGGCTCATTATTAGTGGCTTGCTATTGTTGGGCGTACAAGTGATGCTTACAGGTAGAAAAAAGGTTTTTACCATATGGAAAGATTCCAAAAAAAGAATACCGCTAATTATCTTTAGTCTTTTCGGGATGTTATTGGTTCAATATTCATATATGGCTTCCATTGAAGCAGGGAACGCTGCTGTCGCTACATTATTACAATATTTAGCGCCTGTATATATTATTCTATGGCTGATTTTTAGAGGTCTGCAAAGATTACAAGTATTAGATATTATAGCGATATTCCTAACGGTTCTTGGGACGTTGCTTTTATTGACGAATGGTTCATTTAACGGGTTGTCCGTTTCTGGTATAGCTATTGTTTGGGGGATTATCTCTGGAATATCATTGACTTTCTATACACTCTATGCCCGTAATTTGCTCGGTTTTTATTCGTCCGTAACTGTTGTTGGATGGGCGATGCTCATCGCTGGGGTATGTATGAATATCGTGCATCCTGTATGGAGAGTTGAAACGCATGATTGGTCTTTATCCACCTTCATCGTATTAGGCTTTACAATCATATTCGGTACAACCCTAGCATTTTGGATGTTTATCAAAAGTTTAGAGTATTTGGAAGCAAAAGAGACCACATTATTAGGGACAGTCGAGCCTTTAACCGCAGTAGTCAGTAGTGTAATCTGGTTAAATCTCCCTTTTGGTACTTGGCAAGTCGTAGGAATGATCTTGATATTGGTTCTAGTTGTTTGTTTATCGCTAACAAAAAAAGAATTATAA
- the ltrA gene encoding group II intron reverse transcriptase/maturase, with the protein MSTLRYWDYYNMTETFTDLYEKSCNKDTFSHLYDIIVSRENILLAFRTIKSNKGSKTPGTDGKTINDIKELSENELVKTIQTKLENYRPKKVRRKWIEKESGGQRPLGIPCMLDRIIQQCFKQVLEPIAEAHFYNHSYGFRPLRSAHHAIARIQFLINHSQLHYVVDIDIKSFFDNVNHALLIKQLWNLGIHDRKVLTCISKMLKAEIDTEGVPSKGVPQGGLLSTLLSNIVLNDLDQWVADQWELFPLSKNYKSRVGERYAKKRTNLKEGYLVRYADDFKILCRDGKTAQKWYHAVKLYLKERLKLDISPEKSQIVNLRKRESEFLGFTIKANAKRTKRVAHTGIKKKKQEKLKEQTKLHIQRIKKSPTTQNALRFNSFVLGIHNYFNRATHVNLEFSRLAYELKSFLYNRLRPVGKYGHPINPSPAYKKFYSTKVKTFKIAGVHLFPIGDVKTVNAMNFSRKLSLYTEEGRKRIYDKLKPNVILEISRLMKAKLPDRTVEYMDNRLSRFSMKMGKCEITGWSLTAHEVHCHHYTPTHLGGTDKFNNLRVLHKDIHRLIHRKNTGIISSEIQKFGLTASMIKKLNQYRMECRLETVD; encoded by the coding sequence GTGTCAACTTTGAGATATTGGGATTACTACAATATGACGGAAACTTTTACCGATTTATACGAAAAGTCTTGTAATAAGGATACGTTCAGTCATCTTTACGACATCATCGTATCGAGAGAAAACATTCTTTTGGCTTTTCGTACAATCAAATCGAATAAAGGTTCCAAAACACCAGGTACAGATGGCAAAACCATCAATGACATCAAAGAGCTTTCGGAAAATGAATTGGTGAAAACCATCCAAACAAAACTGGAAAATTATCGACCCAAGAAAGTCAGAAGAAAATGGATTGAAAAGGAAAGTGGTGGACAAAGACCCCTTGGAATCCCTTGTATGCTTGACCGGATTATTCAACAATGTTTTAAACAAGTTCTTGAGCCAATTGCTGAAGCCCATTTCTATAATCATAGTTATGGCTTCAGACCGTTAAGGTCTGCCCATCATGCTATAGCGAGAATACAATTTCTTATCAACCACTCGCAGCTACATTATGTGGTTGATATCGATATAAAGAGTTTCTTTGATAATGTGAATCACGCACTTCTCATCAAACAATTATGGAACTTAGGCATTCATGATAGAAAAGTACTTACTTGCATATCTAAAATGCTAAAAGCCGAGATTGACACTGAAGGTGTGCCGTCCAAAGGCGTTCCGCAGGGCGGGTTGCTATCAACTCTATTATCGAACATAGTATTAAACGACTTAGACCAATGGGTAGCTGATCAATGGGAGCTTTTCCCTCTTTCGAAAAATTACAAATCAAGAGTTGGAGAAAGATACGCTAAGAAGCGTACTAACCTCAAAGAAGGATATCTCGTCCGTTATGCGGATGACTTTAAAATCCTTTGTCGAGATGGGAAAACTGCTCAAAAGTGGTACCATGCGGTCAAGCTATACCTCAAAGAACGGTTAAAACTAGATATATCTCCAGAAAAATCGCAAATCGTAAATTTGCGAAAGAGAGAATCCGAGTTCTTGGGATTTACGATTAAAGCGAATGCAAAGAGAACCAAAAGAGTTGCCCATACGGGCATTAAAAAGAAGAAACAAGAGAAATTAAAAGAACAGACTAAACTTCATATCCAAAGGATAAAGAAGTCGCCTACCACTCAAAATGCATTACGTTTCAACAGTTTTGTTTTAGGTATTCACAATTACTTTAACCGAGCTACTCATGTAAACCTGGAGTTCTCACGTCTCGCCTATGAATTAAAATCCTTTCTGTATAACCGCCTTCGTCCTGTAGGAAAATATGGGCATCCAATCAATCCTAGCCCGGCATATAAAAAGTTCTATAGCACGAAAGTGAAAACGTTCAAAATCGCAGGAGTCCACTTATTCCCGATTGGAGATGTTAAAACTGTAAATGCCATGAACTTTAGCCGTAAGCTTTCTCTTTATACGGAGGAAGGCAGAAAGAGAATTTACGATAAATTAAAGCCGAATGTCATTTTAGAAATCAGCAGATTAATGAAAGCAAAGCTTCCAGACAGAACGGTTGAATATATGGATAACCGCCTTAGCCGTTTCAGTATGAAAATGGGTAAATGCGAAATCACAGGTTGGAGTTTAACCGCTCACGAAGTTCACTGCCATCATTATACACCAACACATCTTGGAGGAACGGATAAGTTCAATAACTTAAGAGTTCTCCATAAAGACATACACCGACTGATACATCGTAAAAATACAGGAATTATCTCGTCAGAGATACAGAAATTCGGTTTAACTGCTTCTATGATAAAGAAACTGAATCAATATCGAATGGAATGTAGGCTTGAAACGGTAGATTAA
- a CDS encoding acetate uptake transporter: protein MANENIQSTIANPAPLGLFSFGVTTVLLNLHNADIIPLSIVIVAMGFALGGAAQIIAGIMEFKKNNVFGATAFTAYGFFWWSLILIWINPFNEIAAADDKSMGFYLLLWGIFTLMMFVGTLKLTRSLQLVFLTLTILFLLLSIADFTGIHGVQIAGGWIGIVCGISAMYTGLAQVINHEFGKTILPL from the coding sequence ATGGCAAACGAAAACATTCAATCGACTATTGCAAATCCAGCTCCACTGGGGCTTTTCTCATTTGGCGTGACGACTGTGCTCTTGAACTTACATAATGCGGATATCATACCGCTATCAATTGTAATTGTTGCAATGGGTTTCGCGCTTGGCGGGGCTGCACAAATCATAGCCGGAATCATGGAGTTTAAGAAAAATAACGTATTTGGCGCAACTGCCTTTACTGCTTATGGCTTTTTCTGGTGGTCCTTAATCCTGATATGGATCAATCCATTTAATGAAATTGCAGCTGCAGATGATAAGAGCATGGGGTTCTATCTCCTGCTTTGGGGTATCTTTACATTAATGATGTTTGTAGGTACATTGAAGCTTACCCGCTCATTACAGCTTGTATTTCTGACTTTGACGATTTTGTTTTTACTTTTATCCATTGCAGATTTTACAGGCATTCACGGGGTACAGATTGCAGGCGGCTGGATTGGAATCGTATGCGGGATTTCAGCTATGTATACAGGCCTAGCACAGGTTATCAATCACGAATTTGGTAAAACGATATTACCACTTTAA
- a CDS encoding NUDIX hydrolase → MKKWYGSAAICINEEKEVLMVKSINSESWAIPSGGIEEGETPEECCIREVKEETGYDIVIEDNLFIKETKTKGYKVKTYYFKVKKTGESEGINDPDNIIVDAAWKSLRDIQKMKHAYPEDLEVLEGLLKSSKANQYHT, encoded by the coding sequence ATGAAAAAATGGTATGGTTCCGCAGCGATTTGTATTAATGAGGAGAAGGAAGTTTTAATGGTAAAAAGCATTAACTCTGAATCTTGGGCTATTCCTTCGGGTGGTATTGAAGAAGGAGAAACACCAGAAGAATGTTGTATTAGAGAAGTTAAAGAAGAAACGGGATATGACATTGTCATAGAGGATAATCTGTTTATTAAAGAAACTAAAACTAAAGGTTATAAAGTAAAAACTTATTACTTCAAAGTGAAAAAAACTGGAGAAAGTGAAGGGATTAACGATCCTGATAACATTATAGTAGATGCTGCTTGGAAGTCACTTAGAGATATACAAAAAATGAAACATGCATATCCAGAGGACTTGGAAGTTTTAGAAGGTTTGTTGAAGAGTTCTAAAGCTAACCAATACCATACTTAA
- a CDS encoding YueI family protein: MSNHIDDYLQQGIHGPRGPKPDERRRFLGTYRERIVIALTQAQIREKGIYKQVEVAIKKNRKARLYLNGNMNYGLLTKYTRIAAKYQMNFTMVTNREHDTEIGLVLAYDYAIDKEEIYVKKQIPKAKKEKSNRNGLFANLFKRK, from the coding sequence ATGTCGAATCATATTGACGACTATCTTCAACAAGGAATCCATGGTCCAAGGGGTCCGAAACCGGATGAGAGACGGAGATTTCTTGGAACGTATCGCGAACGGATCGTCATTGCGCTTACACAAGCACAAATTAGAGAGAAAGGCATTTATAAACAAGTTGAGGTTGCTATAAAGAAAAATAGAAAAGCTCGCCTATATTTGAATGGCAATATGAATTATGGGCTGCTGACAAAATATACGAGGATTGCCGCCAAGTATCAGATGAATTTTACAATGGTCACAAATAGAGAACATGATACCGAAATTGGCCTTGTCCTCGCATATGACTATGCAATTGATAAAGAAGAAATTTACGTGAAAAAGCAAATTCCGAAAGCGAAAAAAGAAAAAAGTAACAGGAATGGCCTGTTTGCCAATCTTTTTAAAAGGAAATAA
- a CDS encoding S9 family peptidase, producing the protein MAEVNHIPYGNHSSQIGELRIPDYPGPNPVVITIHGGFWQSKYGLEENVPLAEDLTSRGYATWNIEYRRVGEDGGGWPGTFIDVIDAVNHLTQIEERFQLDLSRVVILGHSAGGHLALWLASRMNQVQMDEINKTLHVPIQSVISLAGVSDLKKMWEIHEEQGISSHVASFMGGSPQEVSGRYWIASPIELLPLNVEQILIHGEVDRHVPVEMSIEYHRRAIEQGDKVRLIVLPEVEHFMVIDPSSSAWKSVTNALEISR; encoded by the coding sequence TTGGCAGAAGTAAATCATATTCCATATGGAAATCACTCGTCTCAAATCGGTGAACTACGTATCCCCGATTATCCAGGTCCTAACCCGGTTGTTATCACGATTCACGGTGGTTTCTGGCAATCGAAATACGGACTTGAAGAAAATGTTCCGCTAGCTGAAGATTTGACGAGTCGTGGTTATGCTACTTGGAATATTGAGTATCGGCGAGTAGGAGAAGACGGCGGAGGTTGGCCAGGAACATTTATTGATGTCATAGACGCTGTAAATCACCTCACCCAAATTGAGGAACGTTTTCAGCTCGATCTCTCTCGAGTGGTTATTCTTGGGCATTCAGCAGGAGGACACTTGGCTTTATGGTTGGCATCCCGAATGAACCAAGTTCAAATGGACGAAATCAATAAAACGCTGCATGTACCTATACAGAGCGTGATAAGTTTGGCAGGGGTTTCCGATTTGAAGAAAATGTGGGAGATCCATGAAGAACAAGGAATAAGTAGTCACGTAGCTTCATTTATGGGTGGATCACCTCAAGAAGTATCCGGGCGTTATTGGATTGCTTCACCGATAGAATTGTTGCCTTTGAATGTAGAGCAAATTTTAATTCATGGCGAAGTAGACCGTCATGTCCCGGTTGAAATGAGTATTGAGTATCATCGAAGGGCTATTGAACAGGGCGATAAGGTTCGTTTGATAGTACTTCCAGAGGTGGAACATTTTATGGTTATCGACCCGTCTTCATCCGCATGGAAATCAGTGACTAATGCGTTGGAAATTTCAAGATAA
- a CDS encoding DUF6366 family protein: MNKDKEGPEEIRERLRQAELKGNPTGSIHGGGLQDLVGGLGWKGTGIFILLIIVGTLIYLAFFN, translated from the coding sequence TTGAACAAAGATAAAGAAGGCCCTGAAGAAATAAGAGAAAGATTGAGACAAGCAGAATTAAAAGGAAACCCTACAGGAAGTATTCATGGTGGAGGACTTCAAGATTTAGTTGGGGGTCTAGGTTGGAAAGGTACAGGAATATTCATTCTTTTAATAATAGTTGGTACCCTAATCTATTTAGCTTTCTTCAACTAA
- the ltrA gene encoding group II intron reverse transcriptase/maturase — translation MTDTFTDLHQRSKNKESFHQLYDIITSRNNILLAYRTIKSNKGSKTPGTDGKTIVDIEKRSENELVEEIQSKLKNYRPKKVRRKLIEKDNGKMRPLGIPCILDRIIQQCFKQVLEPIAEAHFYNHNYGFRPLRSTHHAMARVQFLVNQSKLHYVVDIDIKGFFDNINHTLLMKQLWNLGIRDRQVLACIAKMLKAEVDGEGIPTKGSPQGGLLSPLLSNIVLNELDQWLANQWELFPLHKSLKTREGQLLAKKRTELKEGYIVRYADDFKILCRDWKTAEKWYHAVKLYLKERLKLDISPEKSKIINLRKQESAFLGFTIRANRKGKKRVAHTFVKAEKIQKIKADAKKRIEILRTSPTAQNALRFNSFVLGLHNYFNRATHVNLAFSRLAFEIGASMYNRLKPIGKYEHPDNPPPVYKKFYGLGSKTYKIAGIYLFPLGIIKTKNVIAFTQSITPFTEEGRVQISTRLSKDIRQEIVLLMDSNIPTRSVEYMDNRISRYSMKKGKCEITGMFLQAENVYCHHYIPKYLGGSDKFNNLRILQKEVHELIHMTDKIKANKLIKILGITESMLEKVNKYRVKCELEIIK, via the coding sequence ATGACAGACACCTTTACCGACTTACATCAACGATCCAAAAATAAAGAATCGTTCCATCAGCTATACGACATCATCACGTCGAGGAACAATATTTTATTAGCGTATCGAACAATCAAGTCAAACAAAGGGTCGAAGACCCCTGGAACAGACGGTAAAACTATTGTAGACATAGAGAAACGTTCGGAGAACGAATTAGTAGAAGAAATACAAAGTAAGCTCAAAAATTATCGCCCAAAGAAAGTTAGACGTAAACTTATCGAAAAAGATAATGGCAAGATGCGACCATTGGGTATTCCATGCATCCTCGATCGAATCATTCAACAATGCTTTAAACAAGTGTTAGAGCCAATTGCGGAAGCTCATTTTTATAATCATAACTATGGATTCAGACCATTACGCTCTACTCATCATGCTATGGCAAGAGTTCAATTTCTAGTTAATCAATCAAAACTTCATTACGTTGTAGATATTGATATCAAAGGCTTCTTTGACAATATCAATCATACATTGCTTATGAAGCAGCTATGGAATTTAGGTATTCGAGATAGGCAGGTTTTAGCCTGTATAGCGAAAATGTTGAAAGCTGAAGTGGATGGAGAAGGTATTCCGACAAAAGGTTCTCCGCAAGGTGGTTTGCTCTCGCCATTATTGTCTAATATTGTACTTAATGAATTGGACCAATGGTTAGCGAATCAATGGGAACTATTCCCTCTTCATAAATCACTTAAGACTAGAGAAGGTCAGCTTCTTGCAAAGAAGCGCACAGAGTTAAAAGAGGGCTATATAGTTCGTTATGCTGATGATTTTAAAATTTTATGTCGAGATTGGAAAACTGCTGAAAAGTGGTACCATGCTGTTAAACTTTATTTGAAAGAACGCCTGAAACTTGATATTTCACCAGAAAAATCGAAGATTATTAATCTGCGTAAGCAAGAGTCCGCTTTTCTTGGCTTCACAATACGTGCTAATCGTAAAGGAAAGAAGCGAGTTGCACATACGTTTGTCAAAGCTGAGAAAATACAGAAAATCAAAGCTGATGCAAAGAAACGAATTGAAATTCTCCGAACATCGCCAACGGCTCAAAACGCTTTGCGTTTTAATAGTTTTGTCTTAGGGTTACACAATTACTTTAACAGAGCTACTCACGTCAACTTAGCGTTCTCACGACTTGCCTTCGAAATAGGTGCATCTATGTACAATCGCCTTAAACCTATCGGTAAATATGAACATCCTGACAACCCTCCACCTGTCTATAAAAAGTTCTATGGCTTAGGCTCTAAAACGTATAAAATCGCCGGGATATACCTCTTCCCTCTCGGGATCATCAAGACTAAAAATGTGATTGCTTTTACCCAAAGTATAACCCCATTTACCGAAGAAGGTCGAGTACAAATATCTACACGGTTGAGTAAAGATATTAGACAGGAAATAGTATTGTTAATGGATTCAAACATACCGACACGAAGTGTCGAATATATGGATAATCGAATTAGTAGATACAGTATGAAAAAAGGAAAATGTGAAATAACTGGCATGTTCCTACAAGCAGAAAACGTATACTGCCACCATTATATACCAAAATATCTTGGTGGCAGCGACAAATTCAATAATTTACGTATTCTTCAAAAAGAAGTACATGAATTAATCCATATGACCGACAAGATTAAGGCGAACAAACTCATAAAGATTTTGGGCATCACAGAGTCGATGTTGGAAAAAGTTAATAAATATCGAGTAAAATGTGAGCTAGAAATAATCAAATAA